A stretch of the Rufibacter tibetensis genome encodes the following:
- a CDS encoding alpha-L-rhamnosidase-related protein produces MGNAKAQQLKQATWIWYPGDYEVWLSNQMQNRRTERGTFFPPFWRMDNHYVLIDFHKVFDLKEPEEIEIFAEGRYNVKLNSKMVNGTPKKLTIPAGKQKINIKVYAQDRVPALFVKGRTVVSDSTWLVTFEDKEWIDESGKVSDQSGTKWLNAGTWHFNDPQNLPSAFKLPTTPQKAAKIDHKGQSIVVDFGKETFGYIKLHGLKGKGKVSLYYGESIEEAMSTEHCETLDHLDIDQPQAADYALDQSQAFRYVNIRLEPGITIADVSMLYEYLPIGERGKFRSSDQELNKIWDVAKYTMELTTREFFIDGIKRDRWIWSGDANQSYLMNYYLGFDSPSVRRTMLALRGKEPTTTHINTIMDYSLYWFISINDYYQYTGDKHFIQQFYPRMQTLIDFCLERRNKDGFMEGQAGDWVFIDWADGLSKQGEVSFEQLLLARSLETMALCANIVNDKEGASRYTKLASDLRAKLFDVYWSEQKQALVHSRVNGKPTENVTRYANMFGIFFDYFNESQKQGVKRNVLLNDKVQKITTPYMRFYELEALCAMGEQDYVMKEMKNYWGDMLKLGATSFWEKYDPTESGVEHLAMYGRPFGKSLCHAWGASPIYLLGKYYLGVKPLSPGYATYEVAPVLGGLEWMEGTVPTPNGNITVYCNTKQIRVKAEEGTGILRFTSNTKPKSKGAKIKSLGNGQYTMALEKGKEYIVAYNAKS; encoded by the coding sequence ATGGGGAACGCAAAAGCGCAGCAGCTAAAGCAAGCGACCTGGATCTGGTACCCGGGAGATTATGAGGTTTGGTTAAGTAACCAGATGCAAAACAGACGCACCGAGCGGGGAACGTTTTTCCCGCCATTCTGGCGCATGGATAACCATTACGTACTGATCGATTTTCATAAGGTGTTTGACCTGAAGGAGCCGGAAGAAATTGAGATTTTTGCTGAGGGCCGCTACAATGTGAAGCTGAATAGCAAAATGGTGAACGGAACCCCAAAAAAGCTTACCATCCCGGCCGGAAAGCAGAAAATCAACATCAAGGTGTATGCCCAAGACCGGGTACCGGCCTTGTTTGTGAAGGGCAGGACCGTTGTCTCGGACTCCACCTGGTTGGTAACGTTTGAGGACAAAGAGTGGATAGACGAGTCAGGGAAAGTATCGGACCAGTCGGGAACGAAATGGCTCAATGCGGGTACCTGGCACTTCAACGATCCTCAGAATTTGCCATCGGCGTTTAAACTGCCCACCACACCACAGAAAGCAGCTAAAATAGACCATAAAGGACAGTCGATCGTGGTCGATTTCGGCAAAGAGACCTTTGGATACATTAAGCTGCATGGCCTGAAAGGCAAAGGTAAAGTATCCCTATACTACGGAGAATCAATAGAAGAGGCAATGTCGACAGAGCATTGCGAAACCCTCGACCACCTGGACATAGACCAGCCTCAGGCCGCTGATTATGCGCTGGACCAGTCACAGGCATTCCGTTACGTTAATATACGGCTGGAACCGGGGATTACGATAGCCGATGTGTCCATGCTGTACGAGTACCTGCCTATAGGGGAACGGGGCAAATTCCGCAGTTCGGATCAGGAACTTAACAAGATATGGGACGTGGCTAAGTACACCATGGAGCTGACAACACGCGAGTTCTTTATTGATGGCATCAAGCGCGACCGCTGGATCTGGTCAGGGGATGCAAACCAAAGCTACCTGATGAACTATTATCTAGGCTTTGACTCGCCTTCTGTGCGGCGTACGATGCTGGCCCTGCGCGGTAAGGAGCCAACCACCACGCACATCAACACCATCATGGACTATAGCCTTTATTGGTTCATCTCCATCAACGATTACTACCAGTACACCGGCGACAAACACTTTATCCAGCAGTTTTACCCGCGCATGCAAACCCTGATCGATTTCTGCTTGGAGCGGCGCAACAAAGACGGCTTTATGGAAGGCCAGGCTGGCGACTGGGTATTTATTGATTGGGCAGATGGATTGAGTAAACAAGGCGAGGTGAGCTTTGAGCAATTGCTGCTTGCCAGAAGTCTGGAAACCATGGCTCTCTGCGCCAACATCGTAAATGACAAGGAAGGCGCTTCCCGATACACCAAACTGGCATCTGACTTGCGGGCTAAACTTTTCGACGTTTACTGGAGCGAGCAAAAGCAGGCGCTGGTACATAGCAGGGTAAATGGAAAGCCGACGGAGAACGTGACCCGCTACGCAAACATGTTCGGCATCTTCTTCGATTATTTCAACGAAAGCCAAAAACAGGGCGTGAAACGGAATGTGCTGCTCAACGACAAGGTGCAGAAAATTACCACGCCGTATATGCGTTTCTATGAATTGGAAGCACTGTGTGCCATGGGCGAGCAAGACTATGTGATGAAGGAAATGAAGAACTACTGGGGCGATATGCTTAAACTGGGAGCCACTTCTTTCTGGGAAAAATACGACCCCACGGAATCCGGGGTAGAGCACCTGGCAATGTACGGCCGGCCGTTTGGCAAAAGCCTTTGCCATGCCTGGGGCGCCAGCCCTATTTACCTGCTGGGCAAGTACTACCTCGGGGTGAAACCGCTTTCGCCAGGCTATGCCACTTACGAAGTAGCACCTGTACTGGGAGGCCTGGAATGGATGGAAGGTACCGTTCCTACCCCAAATGGGAATATCACGGTTTACTGCAATACCAAACAAATCAGGGTGAAAGCAGAGGAGGGAACAGGCATTCTTCGCTTCACAAGTAACACAAAGCCTAAAAGCAAAGGTGCTAAAATCAAATCATTGGGCAACGGACAATATACAATGGCGCTTGAAAAAGGTAAAGAATACATTGTTGCCTATAATGCCAAGTCATGA
- a CDS encoding sugar phosphate isomerase/epimerase family protein: MWSCASTNKLAFTGQRYKIAVVDLMILKRQKLGAFQLAKEIGADGLEVDMGGLGNRDTFDSKLADPVTRQQFLDKAKELNLELCSLAMTGFYAQSFAERPTYQQMVRDCIETMKHMGIKVGFLPLGTKGDLKQYPHLRPAIVERLKVVGKMAEKAGVVIGIETALDAQGEKELLKDVNSKGIMIYFNFSNPLKEGRDLHKELKILGKDRICMIHCTDEDGVWLENNTRLDMPKVKKTLDEMGWSGWLVIERSRDAANPRDVRGNFGANTRYMKSIFQS, from the coding sequence ATGTGGTCCTGTGCTTCTACCAACAAGCTTGCGTTTACGGGGCAACGTTACAAAATAGCGGTGGTAGACCTCATGATCTTGAAACGGCAGAAGCTTGGTGCTTTTCAGCTTGCAAAGGAAATAGGGGCCGATGGCCTGGAGGTGGACATGGGCGGTCTCGGGAACAGAGATACCTTTGATAGTAAACTTGCAGATCCAGTAACTCGGCAGCAGTTTCTGGACAAAGCCAAGGAGCTTAACCTGGAACTTTGCTCGCTGGCCATGACCGGGTTTTATGCCCAGTCGTTCGCAGAGCGGCCTACCTACCAGCAAATGGTACGCGACTGCATTGAAACGATGAAGCACATGGGCATTAAAGTCGGTTTTCTGCCCCTTGGCACAAAAGGCGACCTGAAGCAGTACCCGCACCTGCGCCCTGCTATTGTCGAGCGCCTGAAGGTGGTAGGTAAAATGGCCGAAAAGGCCGGTGTGGTGATAGGAATTGAAACAGCCCTGGACGCTCAAGGGGAGAAGGAATTGCTGAAGGATGTAAACTCAAAAGGAATCATGATTTACTTTAATTTCTCCAACCCACTTAAAGAAGGACGCGACCTGCACAAGGAACTGAAGATTTTAGGCAAAGACCGCATCTGCATGATCCATTGCACCGACGAGGATGGGGTGTGGTTAGAGAACAATACCCGCCTGGACATGCCGAAAGTGAAGAAAACGCTTGACGAAATGGGTTGGAGTGGCTGGTTGGTGATAGAACGTTCCCGCGATGCAGCCAATCCGCGTGACGTGAGAGGCAACTTCGGTGCGAATACCCGCTATATGAAGTCTATTTTCCAGTCTTAA
- a CDS encoding sialidase family protein, translating to MNKFLTAVAVIFLCGVQIASAQKQKWSKGILKEEFLYEKAPFPSCHSATIVETPTGLVASFFGGTKERHPDVGIWVCRLVNGSWTAPVEVATGEQKDGTRLPTWNPVLYQVPNGELMLFYKIGPSPSTWKGWLRTSKDGGITWSEGKMLPEGNIGPVKNKPVLLSNGELFSPSSTEGDGWKVHFEVTPDFGKTWSKIGPLDKGPENLNAIQPSILKHGKGKLQIIARSKHRALVESWSTDNGRTWSPLKKMDLPNNNSGTDAVTMANGDHVLVYNHVLPPGDLAKGPRTPLNVAVSKDGKSWKAALVLEDSPISQYSYPAVIQTSDGLLHFIYTWRRERIKHVVVDPSKMKTKRIKKGEWPGGNPVAGKVQQGSSVSVD from the coding sequence ATGAATAAATTTTTGACAGCAGTAGCAGTCATTTTCCTGTGCGGAGTTCAAATTGCTTCTGCCCAGAAACAGAAATGGAGCAAGGGCATTTTGAAGGAAGAGTTCCTCTATGAAAAAGCCCCTTTTCCTTCCTGCCACTCGGCTACTATTGTAGAGACTCCTACCGGGTTAGTGGCCTCTTTTTTCGGCGGAACGAAAGAGCGGCATCCGGATGTGGGCATCTGGGTTTGCCGGCTGGTAAACGGAAGCTGGACAGCCCCTGTGGAGGTGGCCACCGGAGAGCAGAAAGATGGGACCCGCCTCCCCACCTGGAACCCGGTGTTGTATCAGGTGCCAAATGGCGAATTGATGCTGTTTTATAAAATTGGTCCCAGTCCTTCAACCTGGAAAGGCTGGCTGAGAACTTCCAAAGATGGCGGTATCACCTGGTCAGAAGGGAAAATGCTGCCTGAAGGAAACATTGGCCCAGTCAAAAACAAACCGGTCTTGCTCAGTAACGGCGAACTTTTCTCCCCTTCCAGTACGGAAGGCGATGGCTGGAAAGTACATTTCGAGGTAACGCCCGACTTCGGGAAGACCTGGTCCAAAATAGGCCCGTTGGATAAAGGCCCTGAAAACTTAAATGCTATTCAGCCAAGCATCCTTAAGCACGGAAAGGGCAAACTACAGATTATTGCGCGCAGCAAGCACCGGGCGCTCGTTGAGTCATGGTCAACCGACAACGGTCGCACCTGGTCGCCTTTGAAGAAAATGGATTTGCCGAACAACAATTCCGGGACCGATGCCGTCACGATGGCTAACGGGGACCATGTGCTGGTGTATAACCACGTGCTTCCCCCGGGCGACTTAGCCAAAGGGCCGCGCACGCCGCTGAACGTAGCAGTTTCAAAAGACGGCAAGAGTTGGAAAGCGGCTTTGGTCCTCGAAGATTCTCCCATCAGCCAGTACTCGTACCCGGCCGTAATCCAGACCTCGGATGGCTTGCTGCATTTTATTTACACCTGGCGAAGAGAGCGCATTAAACATGTGGTGGTGGACCCGTCTAAAATGAAGACAAAAAGGATTAAGAAAGGTGAGTGGCCGGGTGGTAACCCGGTAGCAGGCAAAGTGCAGCAGGGAAGTAGTGTCTCTGTCGATTAA